The Pseudomonadota bacterium genome segment TGTCGGCAATATCGCCTTCGGCGGCAAGGCGCTGCATATCAAGGGCAGTGTTCCTCCCGGTTTCCAGATCAAATGCCGGGGCGACATCAATATCGGCGGCGAGGTCAACAACAGCCTGGTCATGGCCGGGGGCAATCTGGTCGTCAAGGGCAGCGTGGTGGGGGATGAAGCCGTCATCAAGGCAATGGGCGATGTTTCCGTCGAGTTCGTCGAAAACGGCCCAAGGGTGGAGACGACCGGCAATCTCACTCTGGGAGAATACATCCTCCAGTCCACGGTCAAGGTCGCCGGAGATCTCTACGGCAGGCAGAAGGGGACGATCATCGGCGGCAGCACCATCGTCGGCGGCTCGGTTTATATCACCGATGTCGGTTCCGATGGTGAGGTGAATACCGATATTACCGTGGGTATCAATCTTGCCCTCCAGGCGAAGAAGGAGAAGCTCGCGGAGGAGCTGCCGATCTGGTCTGAGCGGTTGAACACCCTGATCAGGGACATCAGCGGGCTCAACAAGATGAAGAAGGAGATGGGCGCAGAATTCCCCGCCGAGAGGCTTGAGAAACTGAAAAAATACAACGAAGTCATGCCGAAACTGATGGAGAAGGTCGACAAGCTGAACGAGATGGAGGCGAGCATCAAGGAAGAGATGGACAAGATGGTCGATGCCACCATGCACGTTTACGGGACCATCTACCCCGGAGTGACCGTCCGGATCGGCCCGGTAGCCCGGATGATGACCGATCTGAATGAAAGCGTCGCGGTCTATTACGACCGCCCATCCCTGCAGATCCACCTGCGAAAATTAAAGGATGAGGAAAAAGCCGCCCGGGGCGAGTGAGGACTCTCTTTAGTCTCGCAGTAAAGAAAGCTGCCGGTCGTGGATTTTTGCCAGAAGAAGCAGGGCGAGGATGGCGCCGGCCAGGGCGAGGGCCATGTCCGACTGGGTGTCCCAGATATATCCCTGAGTACCAAGGAATGCCTCGGCATTTTCCCCGGTCAGTTCGGCTACCCACCATTCAATCAGTTCATACAGAGCGCTGAAGGCAAGGCAGATGGAGACCACGATAAAGTTGAGCCAGCCGCCCCTTGCCACCACCCTTTTCCGGACCAGGATCTCCCGGGCGATGATTGCCGGGATAAATCCCTGGGCCAGATGCCCGACCTTGTCGTAATTGTTTCTCTCCAGATCCAATACTTCCTTCAGCCAGTCGAAGAGCAACACCTCGGCATAGGTGTAATGGCCGCCGACCATCAGGATCACCGAGTGGATGAGAATCAGGATATAGGCAAGGGTGGTCAGGCGGAACGAATCATACGTTTTCCACATGATAACGATGGCGATGAGAGCGGGGACCACTTCCAGAAACCAGGTGAAATAATCCTTCGGCTGAATGCCTGACCAGATCAGCGCGGCGAAAAAAATGAGAATCCAGAGTTTTTTCATAAGCAAGAAGTCAGACTGCAATTTTCAAATGGTTGATCTTTTCAGGTTATTCATCTTTATTTCAATCAAACGCAGGGCAACTGCCAAATCATGCCTTACATTCTTCGCCTTGATTCGGTTCAATAATAAAATGCATTTCAAATACTTTTCCATAGCTTGGAGGCCAGACCAAAGAAACTGTTGAACCAACTGTGCACGGTATGCCATTCTCGCGGCAATATAATCGCTGTCAGCTACATCGCGAAAAGATCGAATAGCAAAGTCGTTAAGTAAAGCGTATTTTCCCATACTCATTGGCTTGACTCCCCGTGAAGGCGCTCTAAAAACTCGGTCTCAACCGTCACGCCCGCCTCCATGAGTGCCTCACAAACAGCATTCCATGCAGAAATATCAGATAAAACAACCGCCTTTTGTCCGATAGAGAGAACCCGGCGCCCGACGCCGAACTCGTTCCAGAAACGATTATTCGCTTCTTTCGTCCATCGTTCCGCCGTGAAGGCTAGCGGCCCCTCAACCTTCGATGGGTCTAAGCATTCGAGGACATTCAGATACAGGTGGGAAATGGTCGGGCATGATGGTGCCTCACCGGCGATCTCCGACAGCAGCGGTATGAACGGCGCCAGTTCAGGGTCGGATAAACCCTTTGTATAAGACTGTCCATCGCCTAACCCGTAATGCAACCGCATGTAGAATGCGCTGACAAGCTCTTTTAGGTGAATCTCCATGCGGCCATCTCTCGACGACAGCAGATGGCTGCGCCAATGCCATGTCTCCTTGAGGCGTGGCCAGAAAGCCTCACGCACCGACAACAGATAGGCTCGATCCGCCGTATCTCCTTCAATATGATGAAGATCACTCTGCACGATGAACGCCGCCGCAGCGTCGATGAAAGCTTCATCTGGAAAGGCTTTGAGAACGTCGAATACCAGTTCCTGGCATATTTCATCCGACCAGTGACGGGCATGCGCCGCCGCAAAGTCCATCAAGCCGCGCGTCCAGACACGCTCGATGTCGCTGTCGTCTTCTCCGTCCTCCCCCGACCTGTTCGTCTCCAGAAGCCAGTCGCGATTGGCGCGCATCACCGCCATCGACGTCGATCCGGCGCTTGGGCCAAGGCGTGTGAGAATCCGCAACCATGCTGCCCCGGCCTTCTCATCGTAATAATAGTCCGGCCACTCCGATTCGTGCGGGGCAAGTTTCCTTGCGCCGCCTGCTCCTCCCATTATCAGGGTCCGTTTTCGACGTCGCGTTCGCCGTGGCGGTGGCGTCGGCCAGTCCGGCTCCGAGCCACCTTCCCGCCATTGCCGCTCCGCTTCGATCCGAGAGGTAATGCGCGACTCCAAATCAGCGCGGCGTATGTCATAAGCTGCTTCGTCCTCCCCATAATGCGCGCGTCGTGGAATCATACAAGCGAGAAGCGCGATTCGGCTAAGCGAGATCAAAAGCTTTTGGTCGATCTTCTCGACGATGCCTCCATGACGTAGAAATGCTGGCGCAGCGCTCGCGGGATATGTGGCCACGGCCTGCAGGAGATTTTCCGCATCCGCTTCATCTCCTGAAATGGCCGTAAGATAAAGACGCCCGGTGATCGCCATCGCGTGAGCGTCATACATGACATCATCGCGCGGCAGGGCTATCGACCGGTCCTGAAATTGCAGCGCCTGCTCGAAGATCGATATAATCTCTTGTCGACGCCGCACTAGGTCTTCCTTAGACACAACTCGGGCTAGAAACGCCGCGGCGGAAACTCGCGCAAGCCAGGGATCGTTCGGACCATGCGACGGCTCCTCTTCGCCTGGGGCGGCGGCGGAAGTCTCGTCCAGAATCATTTCAGCATCGGCGGCGCTTACATTGAAGACTTTTGTTTCGTCGTCCATCGCAGCACGGACCGCCAACGACCGGGTGAACGTCAATTGCTCCGCATTCGCCTTTGCCGCCACCTCTTCCAGCCATTTTTTCTGTCCGGGCGGCCATTTATAAATCCATCCCTTGCGTTCCTCGCCCGCCGCGTCCTTTCCGGCTACAAGTTCATAATTGTCCCGAGAGGCGAGGCGGAGCACATGGGAGGCCATGAATTGCGGAGACGCCCAGTCGACTGCGTCGTCGGTCCACGGCCCAAGCCGGTTCACTGCCGCTTCAAGCTGTGCCCACAGTGCGCCTAGTTCTTCCTCGTGTGCAGATTGAAGACCATCTGTGGTAGAACGTCATGCAGTGCGACGCTGCGTGACACGCGACCCGCTAAATCTTTCTCGACAGCTTGATCGGCTGCCGGTCCCGCCCGCCAGGCGCGTCCCAGCACACCTCCGCCCATTTGATCGACCGCGTCGAGATTGGCGCGGCCAGCGTCTAGCGCCAGCGTTTCCGGAGACGCCAGGATGTTTCGGAGAAGCGCTCCATTCAGTGATGAATGAGACAGGACAAGATCGACAATGAGAAGCCAAAGCGCGCCAAAGATAGCCCCCTCGGCGATGATGTCTCCGATTACAGTTTCAAGCGTCTCGCCACTGTCGAGTCTTCTATGCGCCCAGTGCTCCATCGCCGCTAGCGCCTTGGTCAGCATGGCCGACGGCGCGCGCCCGCGTGACCATCCAAAACTGAACAGCGCCCTAATCCTGTGCGTCTCTCCCAGGAACTGAACCGAAAATTCCGGATCATCCTCCTCATGCGCACACGCGCTCTCGATCAGGGTTCTGATGAACTCAACACCCGTAGCGGGCGCAGCTTGAAGAATTTCCGTGAATACACCGATGCCGCATCGGCCAAGCACGAAAGGACCGTCAACACGAGACATCACATAGGAGCGGCGGCGCGCCAGCTTCCTACGAAATTCGTTTTCCTCCTCGTCATCTTCGAGCGCGCGCAGAAAGGCGGCCGCGAATTCAGCAGGCGCTGCGCCCGGCAACCGTCCAGGAAATTCGAGGATCTGGCTCGTCGCCGCTTCCGGCCGCTTCGAGTCCTTGACAGCGTTAAGATAACGTGCCGCTGCGCCAGGAGAGTTCATCGCCCATAGCGCAAGATGGAGTCGGGCCGTATCAAGCGCATCGCCAGTCACGGCGTATTTGATTTCCGGAAGGGGCTCACCATATCGCGGCAAAGGACGGTCCCTCCGTTCAATAGCAGCAACCAGAATATCGGCGTAGCGATCGAGCAAGATCGGCGTCACGGTCTTTTCGCCGAACGCTGCAAGGACAAGCCAATTCTGGAAAAGATCGACCGCAGCCGATAACGCTGTCGCTCCCAACTGGCCAAACCGCTGCAAACACCACAAGATCATCCGCATCCATTCCGGCCCTTTCGGAATGGCCATCCCTACCGGCGCAGCGATCCCTTCCGGCAGGACCTCCTTGAACAGGGAGGTAGCCGACTGCGTATGCGACGCTACAAAGCGTCTGATCAACAGCGCCGCGCGGCGCCCTTCATCTTCGAGCAGAAAAGCGTCATATCGCCCGAGCAGCACTTCAGCGCGTTCGGACCGGACGAGCGCCAACAGGGCCAACCCCGCCCATCCGGGCGCGGTGCCTTCCGCCTCCAAGTGCGCGAGCAGTTTCGGCCACGCCTCGTCCTCGTTACGTTCGGCGAGCATCCGACACGCCAGCTCGAACCCGCGCGCCATCCAAAAGGGCGGCGGGATGCCCAACCCCAGCCTGTCAATCACGCCAGGATCATCGAATAGAATGCAGGCGACCGCCCAGTCTGTAAACAGATCATGCCGGAATCGGACCCGATCCGGATGGATCTCGACGAGCACCTCGTCTGCGATCAATTCTGCAACTGCCTGCGCGTCCTGTCCGGAAACATCGACAAGCCCAGCATTGTCGATGAGGCCCTTGGCGACAGCGTTGAGCACCC includes the following:
- a CDS encoding FapA family protein, with the translated sequence MSLADGKGLNIFAGRFLLKVSKDRMKALVKSNDDLGLAAVDFEQFFREVREAGVVYGVLEKPEKFTEETWLVAKGKEPVHGENAKIRMHVKPSDIRSPKMKDGKQGEVDFRELGSIVNVTKGMLLLEKVPPTTGTPGTDVLGTHLEPKPGKDCKLKGGKGVEMSEDEMKVFSTLDGKFMLVDGKPGVYEEHTVTGDIDMSVGNIAFGGKALHIKGSVPPGFQIKCRGDINIGGEVNNSLVMAGGNLVVKGSVVGDEAVIKAMGDVSVEFVENGPRVETTGNLTLGEYILQSTVKVAGDLYGRQKGTIIGGSTIVGGSVYITDVGSDGEVNTDITVGINLALQAKKEKLAEELPIWSERLNTLIRDISGLNKMKKEMGAEFPAERLEKLKKYNEVMPKLMEKVDKLNEMEASIKEEMDKMVDATMHVYGTIYPGVTVRIGPVARMMTDLNESVAVYYDRPSLQIHLRKLKDEEKAARGE
- a CDS encoding DUF2238 domain-containing protein, whose protein sequence is MKKLWILIFFAALIWSGIQPKDYFTWFLEVVPALIAIVIMWKTYDSFRLTTLAYILILIHSVILMVGGHYTYAEVLLFDWLKEVLDLERNNYDKVGHLAQGFIPAIIAREILVRKRVVARGGWLNFIVVSICLAFSALYELIEWWVAELTGENAEAFLGTQGYIWDTQSDMALALAGAILALLLLAKIHDRQLSLLRD